In Citrus sinensis cultivar Valencia sweet orange chromosome 4, DVS_A1.0, whole genome shotgun sequence, one DNA window encodes the following:
- the LOC102629593 gene encoding beta-glucosidase 12-like: MGIERSLVGGCMLLVVVALLLAQNRATGRGIDGNANLNRNCFPKEFIFGTAASSYQYEGAAAEDGRGLSIWDTFTHKFPDRTNHGDNGDVAVDFYHRYKEDVKLMKEMNLDAFRFSISWSRILPNGKLSGGVNRKGIGFYNNLINELLSNGLQPFVTLFHWDLPQGLEDEYGGFLSPHIVDDFSDFADICFKEFGDRVKHWITLNEPHSYSTGGYSEGYGAPGRCSKYKNQACQVGDSSTEPYLAGHHQLLAHAAAVEVYKRKYQANQKGVIGITLNSHWFVPYSNEKPDVEAAQRALDFMLGWYMDPVINGDYPLSMHTLVKERLPKFTEEQSARLKGSFDFIGMNYYTSYYARNNPVVNTINISYTTDSLANLTAMRNGKLIGPQAASNWLFVYPSGFRDLLIYIKEKYSNPTLYITENGMDEVNNASLLLEEALKDPMRVDYYNSHLSFLQIAMKEGVNVKGYFAWSLLDNFEWSSAYSVRFGINFVDYKNGLKRYPKQSAIWFKNFLKK; this comes from the exons aTGGGAATTGAAAGGTCTCTTGTGGGAGGATGCATGCTCCTGGTTGTGGTGGCATTATTATTAGCACAAAACAGAGCAACTGGAAGAGGAATTGATGGCAATGCGAATCTCAATCGCAATTGTTTTCCAAAAGAGTTTATCTTCGGGACAGCGGCTTCTTCTTACCAG TATGAAGGTGCTGCAGCTGAGGATGGCAGGGGCCTTAGTATTTGGGATACCTTCACTCACAAATTCCCAG ATAGAACAAATCACGGTGACAATGGAGACGTAGCAGTTGATTTTTACCATCGCTATAAG GAGGATGTGAAGCTTATGAAGGAAATGAATTTGGATGCTTTCAGATTTTCCATCTCTTGGTCTAGAATATTACCAA ATGGAAAGCTAAGTGGGGGAGTGAACAGGAAAGGAATTGGTTTCTACAACAATCTCATCAACGAGCTCCTATCAAATG GGCTGCAACCCTTTGTGACTCTGTTTCACTGGGATCTTCCGCAAGGCCTAGAAGATGAATATGGTGGCTTTTTAAGCCCTCACATTGT GGATGATTTTAGCGACTTTGCGGACATTTGCTTCAAAGAATTTGGTGATCGCGTTAAGCATTGGATCACTTTGAATGAGCCTCATTCATACAGTACTGGCGGCTACAGTGAAGGTTATGGTGCACCTGGCCGGTGTTCCAAATATAAAAACCAAGCATGCCAGGTCGGAGACTCTTCCACAGAGCCCTATCTTGCTGGCCATCATCAGCTACTTGCTCATGCAGCGGCTGTAGAGGTTTACAAGCGAAAATACCAG GCGAATCAAAAGGGTGTGATTGGAATAACATTAAATTCTCATTGGTTCGTCCCCTATTCCAATGAAAAACCTGATGTTGAGGCAGCTCAAAGGGCCCTTGATTTCATGCTTGGATG GTACATGGATCCAGTGATCAACGGTGATTATCCATTGAGCATGCACACCCTAGTGAAAGAAAGATTGCCAAAATTTACCGAAGAACAATCTGCAAGGCTTAAAGGATCTTTCGATTTCATTGGAATGAATTATTACACTTCATATTATGCACGTAATAATCCTGTTGTCAATACTATAAATATTAGCTACACAACAGATTCTCTTGCTAATTTGACCG CCATGCGCAATGGGAAACTGATTGGTCCACAG GCTGCATCAAACTGGCTCTTTGTGTATCCGAGTGGCTTTCGagatcttttaatttatataaaagaaaagtacaGCAATCCTACACTTTACATTACCGAGAATG GGATGGATGAGGTTAATAATGCTTCATTACTGTTAGAGGAAGCCCTAAAGGATCCAATGAGGGTAGATTACTACAATAGCCATCTTTCGTTCCTCCAAATAGCCATGAA GGAGGGTGTAAATGTTAAAGGCTACTTTGCATGGTCGCTTTTAGACAACTTCGAATGGTCTTCAGCTTACAGTGTGAGGTTCGGCATCAACTTCGTAGACTACAAGAATGGCTTGAAAAGATATCCAAAACAGTCAGCCATCTGGTTTAAAAATTTCCTGAAGAAGTAG